Proteins encoded in a region of the Dorea longicatena genome:
- a CDS encoding transporter substrate-binding domain-containing protein has translation MKKNKLVSIAAITVALGVLATGCAGGSGSSKSDSKSSGGTKTVTVKAGTGANVKPYTYVGDDNETTGYDVEVLKEIFDRLDGYDLQIEVTDIPSVFSGVTSGTYQIGVNNFSYNEERAKSYLYSYPYDKIGYVFITKKGAPEVKTFADAAGKSFEGQSGVSVTTAIESWNEKNPDKKIDITYTDADTAITLQHIEDGTTDLAIIDVAMYNAYQKEYNYDVVANQISDEDAKAIADNSYAYYIFPKDQEELRDKVDEQLKELKKDGTLSKLSQKYFGQDTAPEDDQFEKTSN, from the coding sequence ATGAAAAAAAATAAACTGGTAAGCATAGCAGCAATCACTGTAGCACTTGGAGTACTGGCAACCGGATGTGCCGGAGGATCCGGATCTTCCAAAAGTGACAGCAAAAGTTCCGGCGGAACGAAGACGGTAACAGTAAAAGCAGGAACCGGAGCGAATGTAAAGCCTTATACCTATGTAGGGGATGACAATGAGACAACAGGATATGATGTCGAAGTATTAAAAGAAATCTTTGACCGTTTAGACGGATATGATCTTCAGATTGAAGTAACAGATATCCCTTCTGTATTCTCCGGAGTTACAAGCGGAACTTATCAGATCGGAGTCAATAACTTCTCATACAATGAAGAAAGAGCGAAATCTTATCTGTACTCTTATCCATATGACAAAATCGGATATGTATTCATTACCAAAAAAGGTGCACCGGAAGTAAAAACATTTGCAGATGCAGCAGGAAAATCCTTTGAAGGACAGTCCGGTGTCAGTGTTACAACAGCAATCGAGAGCTGGAATGAAAAGAATCCGGATAAGAAAATCGACATTACTTATACTGATGCAGATACAGCAATCACATTACAGCATATCGAAGATGGAACAACAGATCTTGCAATCATTGATGTGGCAATGTACAACGCATATCAGAAAGAATACAACTATGATGTAGTTGCTAATCAGATCTCTGATGAAGATGCAAAAGCAATCGCAGATAACAGCTATGCTTATTACATTTTCCCGAAAGATCAGGAAGAACTCAGAGACAAAGTAGACGAGCAGTTAAAAGAACTGAAAAAGGATGGAACACTTAGCAAATTAAGCCAGAAATATTTCGGACAGGATACAGCTCCGGAAGATGATCAGTTTGAAAAAACTTCAAACTAA
- a CDS encoding GNAT family N-acetyltransferase, with the protein MEAIRVTDKEWEIAGVHYVRTEAMCNGFGVSLEMEFGEDKAGDEYILVLDGIHPVSTCRLHQLDENTGKIERVATLKEYRGQHYGAAAITAAEEWFAERGVKKIFINSRTEAVGFYEKLGYVADPKQITGTGAFQCIMTEKQL; encoded by the coding sequence ATGGAAGCAATCCGTGTAACAGATAAAGAATGGGAGATCGCAGGAGTCCATTATGTGAGGACTGAGGCCATGTGCAATGGATTTGGTGTGTCACTGGAGATGGAATTCGGTGAAGATAAGGCAGGCGATGAATACATACTGGTGCTGGATGGAATCCATCCGGTATCGACCTGCAGACTGCATCAGCTGGATGAAAATACCGGAAAGATTGAAAGAGTCGCAACACTTAAGGAATATCGCGGACAGCATTATGGAGCAGCGGCGATCACTGCGGCAGAAGAGTGGTTTGCAGAACGCGGTGTGAAAAAGATCTTTATCAACTCCAGAACCGAAGCAGTTGGATTTTATGAAAAGCTTGGTTATGTGGCTGATCCAAAGCAGATTACAGGAACCGGAGCATTTCAGTGTATCATGACGGAAAAACAGCTGTAA
- a CDS encoding glutathione S-transferase C-terminal domain-containing protein, whose protein sequence is MAEHEYYEVNGRQIRVRPTESGQEIDEYGNFHRQPNHFTKGFGEGENPVEADRYILFWGKGCNWSNRASIARELLGLDKAIKVEIVDWGDYEKPLGWEFVNSPNHINKETGAQFLSELYYNADDDYEGRTTVPALVDYKEKKVVNNDYHHLTNHFETAFKPFHKKGAPDLYPEELREEIDKLNVWLFENVNNAVYRAQFAESLQAFKDGYETFFAGLEAMDKRLENQRFLFGDYITDSDIRLYTTLARFDYSYSRNIGPCVHRLVDYKNLWPYARDLYQIPAFRHNTYFKDFAASEDLTHAPEDYWENVYYDIVVQETDWDTIWSQPTGREALSKDPAHKWKAEK, encoded by the coding sequence ATGGCAGAACATGAATATTATGAAGTAAACGGAAGACAGATCAGAGTCAGACCTACAGAGTCTGGTCAGGAAATAGATGAATATGGAAACTTTCACAGACAGCCGAATCATTTCACAAAAGGATTCGGAGAAGGAGAAAACCCGGTAGAAGCAGACAGATATATCTTATTCTGGGGAAAAGGATGCAACTGGTCCAACAGAGCATCGATCGCAAGAGAGTTACTCGGACTTGATAAGGCAATCAAAGTTGAAATCGTAGACTGGGGCGATTATGAAAAACCACTTGGATGGGAATTCGTAAACTCACCGAATCATATTAACAAGGAGACGGGAGCACAGTTCTTAAGTGAATTATATTACAACGCAGATGATGATTATGAAGGAAGAACTACCGTACCGGCATTGGTAGATTACAAAGAGAAAAAGGTAGTAAATAACGATTACCACCATCTGACGAATCATTTCGAGACAGCATTTAAACCATTTCATAAAAAAGGCGCACCGGACCTTTATCCGGAAGAATTAAGAGAAGAGATCGATAAGCTGAATGTATGGTTATTCGAAAATGTCAATAATGCCGTATACCGCGCACAGTTTGCAGAAAGTTTACAGGCATTCAAGGACGGATATGAGACATTCTTCGCAGGACTGGAAGCAATGGACAAGCGTCTGGAGAATCAGAGATTCTTATTTGGTGATTACATCACAGACAGTGACATCCGTCTGTATACAACACTTGCAAGATTTGACTACAGCTATTCCAGAAATATCGGACCTTGCGTACACAGACTGGTAGATTACAAGAACCTGTGGCCATATGCAAGAGATCTGTATCAGATCCCGGCATTCAGACACAATACATATTTCAAAGATTTCGCAGCATCTGAGGATCTTACGCATGCACCGGAAGATTACTGGGAGAATGTATATTACGACATTGTTGTACAGGAGACGGACTGGGATACAATCTGGAGCCAGCCAACCGGAAGAGAAGCACTAAGTAAGGATCCGGCTCATAAGTGGAAAGCAGAAAAATAG
- a CDS encoding glutathione S-transferase C-terminal domain-containing protein, translating to MAEFDYEVVNGRKIRVRPVETVSEVDENGYFVRQPNHFTEGFGEGKNPVEAGRYRLVWAKLCHWSNRASIVRELLGLDEAISVNMVDHAEHEKNLGWEFVYDKDNVDPVLDIQFLSEAYYKADDDYTGRTTVPALIDVKTGKVVNNDYHKLTNYFEVDFKPFHKKNAPELYPEELRDEIDELNDWLFDNINNGVYKTTFCRSKEAYWDAYNSFYAAMDLLEERLENRRFLFGDYVTDSDVRLYVTLARLDIRYTHQLGHTKRPLFTYKNLWAYARDLYQIPAFKNNTYFKDFANPDNKKQGRTFESFNARFLDEIDFDAYWGAPHNRARLSSDPGNKFRTEKQD from the coding sequence ATGGCAGAATTTGATTATGAAGTAGTAAATGGAAGAAAGATTAGAGTTCGTCCGGTAGAGACAGTTTCAGAAGTAGATGAGAATGGATATTTCGTCCGTCAGCCGAATCATTTCACTGAAGGATTCGGAGAAGGAAAGAATCCGGTAGAAGCGGGCAGATACAGGCTGGTGTGGGCAAAGCTTTGCCACTGGTCTAACAGAGCTTCTATTGTAAGAGAACTTCTTGGATTAGATGAAGCGATCAGCGTGAATATGGTAGATCATGCGGAGCACGAAAAGAACCTCGGATGGGAATTCGTATATGACAAAGATAACGTAGATCCGGTTCTGGACATCCAGTTTTTAAGTGAAGCATATTATAAAGCAGACGATGATTACACAGGAAGAACTACCGTACCTGCACTGATCGATGTAAAGACAGGAAAAGTAGTAAATAACGATTATCATAAGCTGACTAATTATTTTGAAGTAGATTTCAAACCATTCCATAAAAAGAATGCGCCGGAGCTGTATCCGGAGGAGCTAAGAGATGAGATCGATGAACTGAACGACTGGTTGTTCGATAACATCAACAACGGAGTATACAAGACAACCTTCTGCAGATCAAAAGAAGCTTACTGGGATGCATACAATTCCTTCTATGCAGCAATGGATCTGCTGGAAGAAAGACTGGAGAACCGAAGATTCTTATTCGGAGATTATGTAACAGACAGTGATGTGAGACTTTATGTAACACTTGCAAGACTGGATATCCGTTATACACATCAGCTCGGACACACCAAACGTCCACTGTTCACTTACAAGAACCTGTGGGCATATGCAAGAGACCTGTATCAGATTCCGGCATTCAAGAACAATACATATTTTAAAGATTTTGCAAATCCGGATAACAAGAAACAGGGAAGAACATTCGAGTCATTCAATGCAAGATTCTTAGATGAGATTGACTTTGATGCATACTGGGGAGCACCTCATAACAGAGCAAGACTCAGCAGCGATCCGGGTAATAAATTCAGAACAGAAAAACAGGATTAA